One Nicotiana tomentosiformis chromosome 4, ASM39032v3, whole genome shotgun sequence genomic window carries:
- the LOC138910195 gene encoding uncharacterized protein: MYDFIMAEDLELWDVICDGPFVPMKTIGEPAVTVPKTRKEYNDFDRNAIEKNFRAKKIPVYGIGPDEYNRISPCQSAKDIREALQKAHEGTTQVKQSKIDMLTTEYELFRMKDVESIQDMHTLFTSIINKLHSLGEIIPRNKLVRKILSVLPGSWENKVNAIIEAKDLQKLTIDELIGNLKTYEMKKKKDHEIREPKKEKNQVLKADKNDSSGEDADMAYLTKRFQKMVHRNGVKRNPVSDKRFKRKDAVDNVMKQAIAAWGDSSSESREDDEQGDTSKIAVKSEAVEYDSIFALMAKSDDDDNDEGAVKGSCQKWYMDSGCSKYMTGSIDNFLSLKALQGGNLKSIYVADFESLHNGNLTFLSAIDDDVELWHRRLGHASFSLLNKLAKKDLVRGLPKSRFKDHKVCDACVRGKQDKSSFRPKNEVSTSMPLDLLHMDLCGPIRVPSRGGKKYIFVIVDDYSRFTWTLFLRTKDKTFPVFVAFVKQIQVKMSHNVISIRSDHGTEFDNAKFDEFYGENGITYNLSAPRTPQQNGVVERKNRTLEYMA; this comes from the exons atgtatgattttatcatggctgaagatttAGAGCTCTGGGATGTTATCTGCGATGGACCCTTCGTCCCCATGAAAACTATTGGCGAGCCAGCAGTGACAGTTCCAAAGACAAGGAAGGAGTACAACGATTTTGACCGAAATGCTATAGAGAAAAACTTCCGAGCAAAAAAGATTCCTGTCTATGGTATTGGACCAGACGAGTACAATAGAATCTCCCCCTGTCAATCTGCCAAAGATATACGGGAAGCTCTCCAAAAAGCACATGAGGGAACAACTCAAGTTAAGCAATCAAAAATTGACATGCTCACcactgagtatgaactcttcaggatgaaggatgttgagtccattcaggacatgcacacTCTATTCACCTCTATCATCAACAAACTCCACTCTCTAGGAGAGATCATTCCAAGAAACAAACTTGTCAGGAAAATACTCAGTGTATTACCTGGTTCCTGGGAAAACAAAGTAAATGCTATCATAGAGGCAAAAGATCTGCAAAAActgaccattgatgaactcattggtaaTCTAAAGACATacgaaatgaagaagaaaaaggaccATGAAATAAGAGAGCCAAAAAAggagaagaaccaggtcctcaagGCAGACAAAAATgactcaagtggtgaggatgctgaCATGGCCTACCTGACGAAGcgatttcagaaaatggttcacaggaatggag TCAAGAGGAATCCAGTTTCTGACAAAAGATTCAAGAGGAAAGATGCCGTTGACAATGTTATGAAACAAGCTATTGCTGCGTGGGGAGATTCTTCCAGCGAATCTAGAGAAGATGATGAACAAGGTGACACCTCCAAGATAGCAGTTAAAAGTGAAGCAGTTGAatatgactctatctttgccctgatggcaaaatctgacgatgatgataatgatgag GGAGCAGTGAAAGGAAGCTGCCAAAAATGGtatatggatagtggctgctctaaGTATATGACTGGAAGCATTGATaatttcctttcactcaaagccctgcaaggaggga ATTTAAAAAGCatctatgttgctgattttgagtcctTGCACAATGGGAATCTTACATTTCTGAGTGCTATTGATGATGATGTTGAGCTATGGCACAGAAGATTGGGACATGCAAGCTTTTCATTACTGAACAAGTTAGCCAAGAAGGACCTGGTCCGTGGACTGCCCAAGTCAAGGTTCAaagatcacaaggtgtgtgatgctTGTGTAAGAGGAAAGCAAGACAAGTCCTCTTTCAGGCCCAAGAATGAAGTAAGCACCTCAATGCCACTTGATCTTCtccatatggatctatgtggacctataagggtgccaagtagaggaggaaaAAAGTACATTTTTGTCATAGTTGATGACTACTCCAGATTCACATGGACCTTGTTTCTCAGAACTAAGGATAAAACCTTTCCAGTCTTTGTTGCATTTGTGAAGCAGATTCAAGTAAAGATGAGCCATAATGTTATAAGTATAAGGTCTGATCATGGCACAGAGTTTGACAACGCAAAATTTGACGAATTCTATGGTGAAAATGGCATAACTTACAATTTGTCAGCTCCCAgaacaccccaacaaaatggtgtCGTGGAGAGGAAGAATAGGACTCTTGAATACATGGCATGA